The Tachyglossus aculeatus isolate mTacAcu1 chromosome 7, mTacAcu1.pri, whole genome shotgun sequence genome includes a region encoding these proteins:
- the LOC119930567 gene encoding prolargin, which translates to MKAFSCCLLPLLLVLVSEVSAQRFKKPKKPRPTPQPGPRPRPTPRFVEPAEPTELPPPLPPGPPSVFADCPRECHCPPDFPSTLYCDNRNLRKVPIIPARTHYLYLQNNFIDELPFESFKNATELRWVNLDNNRIRQVDRRVLDRLGHLVFLYMEKNRLQEVPAALPPNLEQLRLSQNQISRIPSGAFSKLKNLLLLDLNKNKLSDGVFTKTTFQGLKNLMQLNLANNILRKMPPGVPPAIHQLFLDRNNIQNIPANYFQGFPNLAFIRLNYNQLSDEGLPQNSFNISNLLVLHLSHNKLSKMPAINNKLEHLYLNGNEINKINGTQVCPNNLVSFHDFSSDLENVPHLRYLRLDGNLLKPPIPIDLMLCFRLLQSVVI; encoded by the exons ATGAAGGCGTTCTCCtgctgcctcctgcccctcctcctcgtGCTGGTCTCCGAGGTCAGCGCCCAACGCTTCAAGAAGCCCAAGAAGCCCCGGCCCACGCCGCAGCCCGGTCCCCGGCCCCGGCCGACCCCCCGTTTCGTGGAGCCCGCCGAACCCACGGAGCTGCCCCCACCGCTCCCGCCGGGTCCCCCCTCCGTCTTCGCGGACTGCCCCCGCGAGTGCCACTGCCCGCCAGATTTCCCGTCCACCCTGTACTGCGACAATCGCAACCTGAGGAAGGTGCCcatcatcccagcccgcacccactaTCTCTATCTGCAGAACAACTTCATCGACGAGCTCCCGTTTGAGTCCTTCAAGAACGCCACCGAGCTGCGCTGGGTCAACCTGGACAACAACCGCATCCGCCAGGTGGACCGGAGGGTGCTGGACAGGCTGGGCCACCTGGTCTTCCTGTACATGGAGAAGAACAGGCTCCAGGAGGTCCCAGCGGCCCTGCCTCCCAATCTGGAGCAGCTGAGGCTGAGCCAGAACCAGATCTCCAGGATCCCCAGCGGGGCCTTCAGCAAGCTCAAGAACCTCCTGCTCCTGGACCTGAACAAGAACAAGCTGAGCGATGGGGTCTTCACCAAGACCACCTTCCAGGGCCTCAAGAACCTTATGCAGCTGAACCTGGCCAACAACATCCTGAGGAAAATGCCCCCCGGCGTGCCCCCGGCCATCCATCAGCTCTTCCTGGACCGGAACAACATCCAGAACATCCCCGCCAACTACTTTCAGGGTTTCCCCAACCTCGCCTTCATCCGGCTCAACTACAACCAGCTGTCCGACGAGGGGCTCCCCCAGAACTCCTTCAACATCTCCAACCTGCTGGTCCTCCACCTGTCCCACAACAAGCTGAGCAAAATGCCCGCTATCAATAACAAGCTGGAGCACCTGTACCTCAACGGCAATGAGATCAACA AAATCAACGGGACCCAGGTCTGCCCCAACAACCTCGTCAGCTTCCACGACTTCTCCTCTGACCTGGAGAACGTTCCCCACCTTCGCTACCTGCGCCTGGACGGCAACCTGCTCAAGCCCCCCATCCCCATTGACTTGATGCTGTGTTTCCGGCTCCTGCAGTCCGTCGTCATCTAG